One region of candidate division Zixibacteria bacterium HGW-Zixibacteria-1 genomic DNA includes:
- the menA gene encoding 1,4-dihydroxy-2-naphthoate octaprenyltransferase, with amino-acid sequence MRGVVIKAWYQASRPQFFVATMVPLALGGVLAAGEGSWNLWRWLAVLAASFLVHLNTNLANDYFEYYSGADEGDSIGGSRVLQEEAITLPQIRNFMIAAYIGALCLGLWILWVSQAWWLIFIMIFAFLSSIYYTARPIRYGYHGLGELFVGINMGPVMVVGTYVALTGQSSMRPLLLSLPIGLMVALILYYQSFPDIETDQRVGKYTLAVRLGRRGSLWGYRIFISFTYFTFIGLVISGYLHFSALSSLITLPLAYKVDKMIRETDDWVELHGRGSKVRLFYLLNGLILTLVVVVFG; translated from the coding sequence TTGAGAGGGGTCGTAATCAAGGCATGGTACCAGGCGAGCCGTCCCCAGTTTTTTGTCGCGACCATGGTACCTCTCGCGCTCGGTGGTGTTTTGGCGGCCGGCGAAGGATCCTGGAATCTTTGGCGCTGGCTGGCGGTACTGGCCGCATCCTTCCTGGTGCATCTTAATACCAATCTGGCCAATGATTATTTCGAGTATTATTCCGGGGCCGATGAGGGTGACTCGATCGGCGGCAGCCGCGTTTTGCAGGAGGAGGCGATAACCCTCCCGCAAATCAGGAATTTCATGATCGCGGCCTATATCGGGGCTTTATGTCTTGGACTCTGGATTTTATGGGTGTCGCAGGCATGGTGGCTGATTTTTATCATGATCTTTGCGTTTCTTTCGTCCATCTACTACACCGCCCGGCCGATTCGCTATGGCTATCATGGTCTCGGCGAATTGTTTGTCGGAATCAATATGGGGCCGGTCATGGTGGTGGGGACGTATGTCGCGCTGACCGGGCAGTCCTCGATGAGGCCGCTTCTGCTGTCATTGCCTATCGGTCTGATGGTGGCCCTTATATTATACTACCAGTCATTTCCCGATATAGAAACGGACCAAAGGGTCGGTAAGTACACCCTGGCCGTCCGTCTCGGGCGAAGGGGCTCGCTATGGGGATATCGTATTTTCATTTCTTTCACCTATTTTACATTCATAGGGCTGGTAATCAGCGGCTATCTGCATTTCTCGGCTTTGTCTTCACTGATAACATTGCCGCTGGCTTACAAAGTAGATAAAATGATAAGGGAAACCGACGATTGGGTCGAGCTTCACGGCCGAGGAAGTAAGGTCAGATTATTTTACCTGCTTAACGGCCTGATTTTGACTTTGGTCGTCGTTGTTTTTGGATAA